The following are encoded in a window of Kitasatospora sp. NBC_01250 genomic DNA:
- a CDS encoding sensor histidine kinase, with amino-acid sequence MSMSPGEGAPDRGLWWWDRRRSALLDAVLALLAAVECALGGYGLVRDRFHLGHGYAIAAAVIGALAGASLLVRRRWPTVPVLVSMVLVPGLFGIVLLVVALYTLCSTWTWPSGRRQVVALTAVIFVETLGMVLFAMLTTEPQPGQQLPATWVFVLFSVLVAVGLTVSPVVGGLYIGARRRLIESLKDRAQGLEAELDLLAERARERARRARLEERTRIAREMHDVVAHRVSLMVVHAGAVERIALREPQKAAQSAKLMAETGRQALDELREILGVLRMSEEAPAESPLGLAELPRLIDQSRAAGMQVTLTVSGDRRPYRGDAEQTAYRVVQEGLTNAHKHAGGARVAVLLAYVPNGVRVAVVNERPVGGDQVRLPSGGNGLVGMEERVVALGGSFTAGPQQEGGFRVEALLPSRLAQRSDRLG; translated from the coding sequence ATGAGCATGTCGCCTGGGGAGGGCGCACCGGACCGCGGCCTGTGGTGGTGGGACCGGCGGCGCAGTGCGCTGCTGGACGCGGTGCTGGCCCTGCTGGCCGCCGTGGAGTGTGCGCTGGGCGGCTACGGCCTGGTCCGCGACCGTTTCCACCTGGGCCACGGGTACGCGATCGCGGCTGCGGTGATCGGTGCGCTGGCCGGCGCCAGCCTGCTGGTGCGGCGGCGCTGGCCGACCGTGCCGGTGCTGGTCTCGATGGTCCTGGTCCCCGGACTGTTCGGGATCGTGCTGCTGGTCGTCGCGCTCTACACGCTCTGCTCCACCTGGACCTGGCCCTCGGGGCGCAGACAGGTGGTGGCGCTCACCGCGGTGATCTTCGTGGAGACGCTGGGCATGGTGCTCTTCGCGATGCTCACCACGGAGCCGCAGCCGGGCCAGCAGCTGCCGGCCACCTGGGTCTTCGTGCTCTTCTCGGTGCTGGTGGCGGTCGGGCTGACCGTCTCGCCGGTGGTGGGCGGCCTCTACATCGGCGCCCGGCGCCGGCTGATCGAATCGCTCAAGGACCGGGCCCAGGGCCTGGAGGCGGAGCTGGACCTGCTCGCCGAGCGGGCCAGGGAGCGAGCCCGGCGGGCCCGGCTGGAGGAGCGCACCCGGATCGCCCGCGAGATGCACGACGTGGTGGCGCACCGGGTCAGCCTGATGGTGGTGCACGCGGGCGCCGTGGAGCGGATCGCGCTGCGGGAGCCGCAGAAGGCGGCGCAGAGCGCCAAGCTGATGGCCGAGACCGGGCGCCAGGCGCTGGACGAGCTGCGCGAGATCCTCGGCGTGCTGCGGATGAGCGAGGAGGCGCCGGCCGAGAGCCCGCTGGGGCTGGCCGAACTGCCGCGGCTGATCGACCAGTCCAGGGCGGCCGGGATGCAGGTGACGCTGACCGTCAGCGGCGACCGCCGGCCCTACCGCGGGGACGCCGAGCAGACCGCCTACCGGGTGGTGCAGGAGGGGCTGACCAACGCGCACAAGCACGCCGGTGGCGCGCGGGTCGCCGTCCTGCTGGCCTACGTGCCCAACGGGGTGCGGGTGGCCGTGGTGAACGAGCGGCCGGTCGGCGGTGACCAGGTCAGGCTGCCCAGCGGGGGCAACGGGCTGGTCGGCATGGAGGAGCGGGTGGTCGCGCTGGGCGGCAGCTTCACGGCCGGGCCGCAGCAGGAGGGCGGGTTCCGGGTGGAGGCGCTGCTGCCCTCGCGGCTGGCGCAGCGCAGTGACCGGCTGGGCTGA
- a CDS encoding SUKH-3 domain-containing protein: MNPLTSPAAGPASAAVRSQPRFPADVAAALKQAGWHPGRWEIRRAEEWADELLSRHSADGVQHAVFPAAIEAWAEFGGLSFDLGGAGRELARTPFLLDPICGLHLPRTLADLSRALDSRVAPLGEEHYGQALLAIDEAGRVYSLDHTGEWFLGADLDQAVTALVLGTRPERLRTVTDPL, translated from the coding sequence CTGAACCCGCTCACGTCACCGGCCGCAGGCCCAGCGTCCGCCGCCGTACGCTCCCAGCCCAGGTTTCCCGCCGACGTCGCCGCGGCGCTCAAGCAGGCCGGCTGGCACCCGGGCCGCTGGGAGATCCGCCGCGCCGAGGAGTGGGCCGACGAGCTGCTCTCCCGGCACTCCGCCGACGGCGTCCAGCACGCGGTCTTCCCCGCTGCCATCGAGGCCTGGGCCGAGTTCGGCGGGCTCTCCTTCGACCTCGGCGGCGCCGGGCGCGAACTGGCCCGCACCCCGTTCCTGCTCGACCCGATCTGCGGCCTGCACCTGCCGCGCACGCTGGCCGACCTGTCACGCGCGCTGGACAGCCGGGTGGCGCCGCTGGGCGAGGAGCACTACGGCCAGGCGCTGCTCGCGATCGACGAGGCGGGCCGGGTCTACAGCCTGGACCACACCGGCGAGTGGTTCCTGGGCGCCGACCTCGACCAGGCGGTCACCGCGCTGGTCCTGGGCACCCGGCCGGAGCGGCTGCGGACCGTCACCGACCCGCTCTGA
- a CDS encoding YwqJ-related putative deaminase: MDEGPPVAPLLRHHRDSLLPAVAAALSLRGGEVHTLAGRKADQEPALHPLVGDFLARLPLEHRERFTGRCPEAVLLSQYLTTVDSSRSKRAAKKPLSLHDARKALKGAKLTTVRIREQDDPAHGTHAPPCRSCAPLLEHLTVQSVVVGPRSDPA, translated from the coding sequence GTGGACGAGGGTCCGCCGGTCGCACCCCTGCTGCGCCACCACCGGGACAGCCTGCTGCCCGCCGTGGCCGCGGCGCTCTCCCTGCGCGGTGGCGAGGTGCACACGCTGGCCGGCCGCAAGGCCGACCAGGAGCCCGCGCTGCACCCGCTGGTCGGTGACTTCCTGGCCCGGCTGCCGCTGGAGCACCGCGAACGCTTCACCGGGCGCTGCCCGGAGGCCGTGCTGCTCTCGCAGTACCTGACCACGGTGGACAGCAGCCGCTCCAAGCGCGCCGCGAAGAAGCCGCTGAGCCTGCACGACGCCCGCAAGGCGCTCAAGGGCGCCAAGCTGACCACCGTGCGGATCCGCGAGCAGGACGACCCGGCGCACGGCACCCACGCGCCGCCCTGCCGCTCCTGCGCACCGCTGCTCGAACACCTCACCGTGCAGAGCGTGGTGGTCGGGCCCAGGTCCGATCCGGCCTGA